A region of the Chryseobacterium gotjawalense genome:
CACATGCAAAAACAAAATCGACCGTTTAGGACCTTTTCCAGATTTTTTTGCCTTTTGAAAAGCTTCGGCAATTTCCAGAAGCGCCACCGTTCCGCTGCCGTCATCATCAGCACCGTTGTAAATTTCTCCTTTCGACATTCCGACATGATCGTAATGCGCCGAAATCACAATTACTTCGTCGGGTTTTTCTGTTCCTTCGATAAAAGCCAATATATTTTCAGATTCAGGTAAATTTCCTCTTCTTCCATTTAAGGCTTCTTTCGGAATAACCTGATAATAAGAAGACATCGATTTCGGATGAGAAACACCCATTTTCTGATATTGTTCGATCAAATAGCGACCCGCTTTTTTCTGGCCTTCACTTCCCGTATCGCGACCCTCCATTTCATCGGAAGCAACGATATACAGGTGCGTTTTCAGCTCATCAGAAGTAATCGATTCATACGATTTCTTAAAAGGCGAACCCGAATAAGAAAGATTGGCGGCGCAACTTTGCAACAGCACAAAAGCCAACGGAAGTAATAAATACTTGGTTTTTTTCATGTTTAATTTTTTGGAAAGTTAAATATAAGTTTAATTTTTAAATCAGCCGTTTTCTTTATTGAAAAGGAATTTGAAAAAATAAATGCACAAATTAAATTTTGATTATTATTTTTAGAGAATTTCATTTTTTAACGGTGTGTATTTAGTAAATTAGTTTTCACAACCAAAAAGAAAATCAAAATGGAAACAAAAAATAAAAACATCAAAACGTTCGCCGGGCATCTTGACAAAAGACATGGCAAAACAGGTACAGAAGAACTAACTTTGAAATTAAAGCAAAATCTTTTGCAATTGGAGAATTAATTAAAGAGGAAAGGAAATTAGCCAATATGACCCGGCAACAGCTTGCGGACAAAATCGGTGCTAAAAAGAGTTTCATTTCAAGAATCGAAAACGGACATAGCGATATTCAGCTTTCAACATTGTACAAATTAATCGAGCTTGGACTTGGGCGAAAAATAACCCTCACCATTCAGTAAGAATTGATGGCTGTTGCTTTTTGACGATGTTTGAATGCACTTATATTGATCTGAAAAAATATTAAAGCCAGATTTTCTCCTCTCTGCAACGGTCCAAAATATATGTTTTTAGGTTTAAAATAGCGTCCTGATATTTCGGTGCTTCATACCCAAAACGGTCATGTTCTATTTGCTCTTTTTCCAGGTCATTGCAGCCTTTTATTACTTCCTGCAGCATATCGATCATGGCCAATTCTTTACTGTTCGATTTCTGAAATTTGAATGCTATGATTTCATCTTCCAGTTCATCACAATACTTCAAAAGTTCAGCTACTTCTGGCTCTTCAAGTAATGCCGGATTGTTTTTAAATAGGTCTCGTGTGGATTTCATAGAAAAAATTTTAGGGACTGCTTTAGTTTTACCAAATTTATAAATTATCTTTTAGCTTGTTTAAGCACAGTGATTTTTTGCTTAATTTAATGGTACAAAAAATAGGGCTCTGATTTAGACTTTATCTTTTCTCCACCACCATTTTATTCCGCGGCAAACCGATCTCACTTTCCTGAGGATAAGGTTTTCTCCAGGTCATGCTCACATCTTCATTGATCTTTTTGTGAACTTCATAACTTTTTTCCTGATCTTCGGCATAACGTGGGTCGGGAATAAAAGGCATTTTCGCCATCTTGAAAACCGTAATGGTCGGGAAATGAAAATCCACTTCTACCATTCCTGCCAACAAATAACAACCGCCGCCCTGAAAAGGATATTTCTGCAAATTATCGGGGAAATGCGCGGTGTCGAAAAAATTCCCTTCCACATCAATCCAGGTGCCGAAAAACATAGTGCCTCTTTTCGTGGGAACGTGTTTCCGGGAAATGAGATACGCCAGCATTCTCACCTGCCGTTTGTGATATTTTGGTAAATCTTTCGCCATCACCTCGCCCCGAAATTTCGTCTGCAACAGATCAAACGGACTGCAGGAAACAGAAAAACCCAGAATTTCTATTTCATCAAAAGCATCTTCAAAAGGGTTTCTTTTTAAAGTGGGAAGTTGATATTCCTGCACCGGCGTTTCAAAAAAAGCGGGCAACCGGTATTCGGGTTTGAAATGAATCATGAGCAAACGCGCTTCGATCAACAGTTCATTTTTTGGTTTTCCTGTAAACCGAAAAGCGCCTACAAAAATCAAAATCTGCAACGTTTCAATCCCGACCGGAACGCGTTTGATGAAATTTTCCAAAGAAGTGTAATCACCGTTTTTCGCTCTTTCTTCCGGAATAAAATGAGCGGTTTTACTTTCGAGTTTTTCGATATGCATGAAACCTAAAAAAACGTCTTCGCTATAAACTGTTGTTTCCACCAAACTCCGGTTCACACACGGATTTTGAATTTTTCCGCCGGACATCCGGCATTCGTGAACGTACACTTCAGTCCGGTAAAATCCACCGCCGTTATTGATCGCAGAAACCATAAATTCAATCGGGTAATACACCTTTAAATAAAGACTTTGGTAACTTTCTACGGCATACGAAGCCGAATGCGCTTTGCAAAAAGAATAGCCCGCAAAGGATTCGATCTGCCGGTAAACTTCTTTGGATAACTGTTCCGGATGACCTTTTTGAGCGCACGATTCAAAAAAATGTTCGCGTACTTCCTGCAATTTTTGAATGGACCGGCTTTTTCCGCTCATCGCCCGCCGCAACACATCGCCATCATCTGCAGAAACGCCGCCAAAATGCAGCGCAATTTTAATCACATCTTCCTGATAAACCATAATTCCGTAGGTTTCGCCCAACTGTTCTTTAAAAACATCATGGAAATACTCAAACTGCGTCGGATTATTATGCCGGAAAATATATTCCTTCATCATGCCGCTTTTCGCCACACCCGGACGAATAATTGACGAAGCGGCAACCAAAGTTGGGTAATCTTCACACTTCAAACGCCGCAATAAACCGCGCATGGCAGGACTTTCAATATAAAAACAGCCGATGGTTTTCCCGATGCTTAAATAATCATTGCAGTTTTTATCATTTTTAAAAAACTTCGTGTTGTGAATATCAATCGTAACTCCCTGATTTTTATGGACAAGTTTCAGCGTATCGTTAATGGTTCCCAATCCCCGCTGAGAAAGAATATCAAACTTTTCAAATCCGATATCTTCCGCCACATTCATATCGAACTGCACGATGGGGAAACCTTTCGGCGGCATTTCCAAGGCGGTATAATTCGTGAGCGGTTCCTGGGAAATGATAATTCCGCAGGAATGCATGCTGCGCTGATTCGGGAATTTTTCGAGCAACATTCCGTATTTCTGCACGAGTTTTACGACTTTATTGTCATCGTGAGTGGCCATAGGATTTTTCGCCAAAACATCGAGTTCCTCTTTGGGCAAACCAAAAGCTTTCCCGACTTCCCGAAAAATAGAGCGGTATTTAAACTCAACATTGGTCCCACAAAAAGCGACGTGCTCTTTTCCATAACGCTCGAAAATATATTTCAGAATTTCGTCCCGTTCCCGCCAACTCCAGTCAATATCAAAATCCGGCGGATTATTCCGATGTTGATTCAAAAAACGTTCAAAATAAAGATTGAGTTCGATGGGACAGATTTCTGTAATTCCGAGGCAATAACTGATGATGCTGTTCGCACCACTGCCTCTTCCAACATGCAGAAAACCTCTACTCATGCTGTATTTCACAATATCCAAAGTAATAAGAAAGTAGCCCGCGAAGTTCATTTCGGTAACGACTTTCAGTTCTTTTTCAATGCGGTCAATCACAATCTGGGTTCTTTCGGGATATCTTTCATCCAAACCTTCGTAGGCAAGTTTTCTTAAAAGTGCTGCATCGGTTTCTTTATTTTCGGTAAAGTAAATCTTGTTTTTCGGTGTTTTAAAATCAAAATTGAATTCGCAGTGATGTAAAATAAATTGCGTATTTTGAATGATCTCCGGATATCTTTTGAATTTTTCTATAATAGTTGAAACAGGCTCAAAAACTTCATTGGGTGAACAAAAATCGTTTTCTGCCAATTTTGAAATCAATGTATTCTGATCAATGGCCCGTAAAATCCGGTGCAGGTTAAATTCTTTTTTCGTTTTAAAAGTGATCGGATGTAAAATGACCATTTTATCTAAAAAACTTTTCCATTCCGCACGGATTAAAAGATTCAGCTCTTCTGCACGAACGCCGATAAATTCGTTTTCCTTTAAGACTTCCGGAATATTTTGCAAAGGATAAATAACAAATACGTTCTGAAAATCGGGAGAAACCTGGGGAAGTTCAGCGCCATCACAATTGTGGTTCGTCAATAAACGGTTGATCTCGGCAATTCCGGTTTCATCTTTGGCAATGGTCATATAAAGAAGTTGGTTTTCCTTTCTGATTTCTACGCCCACCACCGGTTTGATGCCGAATTTTTCACACTCTTTTTTAAAATCATAGATCGCGGTGACGGTATTGATATCGGTCAAAACCAGTTCTTTCGCACCGGCACCGGCGGCTTGCTTCACCAGTTCTTCAACCGATAAAGTGCCGTAACGAAGGCTGTGAAAGGTGTGGGAATTGAGGAACATGGGTTAATAGATAATAGATGAGAGACGGATAGATGAGAGACTTAGAGACTATAGATTGATAGATTATAGATAAATGCCTTTTTTGCTCTTTTGAATAACTTAATTTTCACAAAAATTTTTGTGCCTTTTGTGGTTAAAAAATCTTCAACATTCAGAAATTAAGTGGAACAAGATTTCCTTCCAAAAGTGAAACACGCACCCCTTTTTTGCTCTTTTGAATAACTTAATTTTCATAAAACCTTTTGTTCCTTTTGTGGTTAAAAAATCTTCAACATTCAGAAATTAAGTGGAGCAAGATTTCCTTCTAAAAGTGAAATACGCACCCCTTTTTTGCTCTTTTGAATAACTTAATTTTCATGAAACTTTTGTTCCTTTTGTGGTTAAAAAATCTTCAACATTCAGAAATTAAGTGGAACAAGATTTCCTTCGAAAAGTGAAACACGCACCCCTTTTTTGCTCTTTTGAATAACTTAATTTTCATAAAACCTTTTGTTCCTTTTGTGGTTAAAAAACCTTCAACATTCAGAAATTAAGTGGAGCAAGATTTCCTTCGAAAAGTGAAATACGCACCCCTTTTTTGCTCTTTTGAATAACTTAATTTTCACGAAAACTTTTGTGACTTTTGTGGTTAAAAAAATTTAACATTAAGAAATTAAGTGGAGCAAGATTTCATTCGGAAACTTATATATTGATAAAAATTTTAAAATGGATTCTATTATTTTCCAACGATGATATTCAAGTTTGGCAGTTCTACCTGTAGCGTTACTTTCGCTTTCAAAGCGGTGAAAACTTTTAATAAAGTATCCATTGTTGCATTATTGGCATTACTTTCTAATCTGGAGATTTGCGCTTTTTGTACCCCAACTAATTTCCCTAATTCTTCCTGTGTTAAATTTCTTTCTTTTCTGGTTTCTTTTATTGCCTTACCAATTAAATCCATTTGAAGTTCATATTCAAATAGATTACGTTCAGGAGTTCCAATTTCTCCTATCAATTGATCCTGAACCTGATTTAAAGTATATGTTTTCATTATTTCTTGTTTTGTTGATCTGCAAAATATTTAATTCTTGCGTTTATTGCTTTCTTAATTTCATTATCTGGTACTTTACTTCTTTTTTTGATAAATCCATGGGTTGAAATAACCAGTGTTTCGGAGGAGGAATTTTTATCCCAAAATGCAAGAAGCCGGTATTGGATACCTTGATAAAGTGTTCTGAATTCCCAAATATCATCCGTTAATTTTTTGAAAAGTTCAGGATCGTGATTTATTTGAGACTTACGGATATTATAAAGGATTTTTTCATAATGCTTTTTTTCAAGTCCACTTAAAAACTTAAAGGCTTCCTCTAAAAATAAAATTTCAAAAAGATTTTTCATTCACTAGATATTTTGGA
Encoded here:
- a CDS encoding M28 family metallopeptidase, giving the protein MKKTKYLLLPLAFVLLQSCAANLSYSGSPFKKSYESITSDELKTHLYIVASDEMEGRDTGSEGQKKAGRYLIEQYQKMGVSHPKSMSSYYQVIPKEALNGRRGNLPESENILAFIEGTEKPDEVIVISAHYDHVGMSKGEIYNGADDDGSGTVALLEIAEAFQKAKKSGKGPKRSILFLHVTGEEHGLLGSKYYADHPVFPLANTVVDLNIDMIGRCDPGNCGKDYVYVIGSEMLSTELKKINEAANKETVNLELNYKYDDPNDKDRLYYRSDHYNFAKNGIPVAFYFDGIHEDYHKPTDTPDKIDYVALKKRTQLVFATAWELANRKDRIVVDKK
- a CDS encoding helix-turn-helix domain-containing protein — protein: MTRQQLADKIGAKKSFISRIENGHSDIQLSTLYKLIELGLGRKITLTIQ
- a CDS encoding DNA polymerase III subunit alpha; protein product: MFLNSHTFHSLRYGTLSVEELVKQAAGAGAKELVLTDINTVTAIYDFKKECEKFGIKPVVGVEIRKENQLLYMTIAKDETGIAEINRLLTNHNCDGAELPQVSPDFQNVFVIYPLQNIPEVLKENEFIGVRAEELNLLIRAEWKSFLDKMVILHPITFKTKKEFNLHRILRAIDQNTLISKLAENDFCSPNEVFEPVSTIIEKFKRYPEIIQNTQFILHHCEFNFDFKTPKNKIYFTENKETDAALLRKLAYEGLDERYPERTQIVIDRIEKELKVVTEMNFAGYFLITLDIVKYSMSRGFLHVGRGSGANSIISYCLGITEICPIELNLYFERFLNQHRNNPPDFDIDWSWRERDEILKYIFERYGKEHVAFCGTNVEFKYRSIFREVGKAFGLPKEELDVLAKNPMATHDDNKVVKLVQKYGMLLEKFPNQRSMHSCGIIISQEPLTNYTALEMPPKGFPIVQFDMNVAEDIGFEKFDILSQRGLGTINDTLKLVHKNQGVTIDIHNTKFFKNDKNCNDYLSIGKTIGCFYIESPAMRGLLRRLKCEDYPTLVAASSIIRPGVAKSGMMKEYIFRHNNPTQFEYFHDVFKEQLGETYGIMVYQEDVIKIALHFGGVSADDGDVLRRAMSGKSRSIQKLQEVREHFFESCAQKGHPEQLSKEVYRQIESFAGYSFCKAHSASYAVESYQSLYLKVYYPIEFMVSAINNGGGFYRTEVYVHECRMSGGKIQNPCVNRSLVETTVYSEDVFLGFMHIEKLESKTAHFIPEERAKNGDYTSLENFIKRVPVGIETLQILIFVGAFRFTGKPKNELLIEARLLMIHFKPEYRLPAFFETPVQEYQLPTLKRNPFEDAFDEIEILGFSVSCSPFDLLQTKFRGEVMAKDLPKYHKRQVRMLAYLISRKHVPTKRGTMFFGTWIDVEGNFFDTAHFPDNLQKYPFQGGGCYLLAGMVEVDFHFPTITVFKMAKMPFIPDPRYAEDQEKSYEVHKKINEDVSMTWRKPYPQESEIGLPRNKMVVEKR
- a CDS encoding helix-turn-helix domain-containing protein; the encoded protein is MKTYTLNQVQDQLIGEIGTPERNLFEYELQMDLIGKAIKETRKERNLTQEELGKLVGVQKAQISRLESNANNATMDTLLKVFTALKAKVTLQVELPNLNIIVGK
- a CDS encoding type II toxin-antitoxin system RelE/ParE family toxin, whose product is MKNLFEILFLEEAFKFLSGLEKKHYEKILYNIRKSQINHDPELFKKLTDDIWEFRTLYQGIQYRLLAFWDKNSSSETLVISTHGFIKKRSKVPDNEIKKAINARIKYFADQQNKK